A genomic stretch from Flavobacterium humidisoli includes:
- a CDS encoding DUF6341 family protein: protein MTAFFEGIQYLFVNILFAPLDFLRHLELITWFGANTINWIFMIICACAIVYWIKQLRIFDDAGTENQDTTAHSFLK, encoded by the coding sequence ATGACAGCTTTTTTTGAAGGAATTCAATACCTATTTGTTAACATTTTGTTTGCTCCTCTTGACTTTTTACGTCATTTAGAATTAATTACATGGTTTGGTGCAAACACTATTAACTGGATTTTTATGATCATCTGTGCATGCGCAATCGTTTATTGGATTAAACAATTACGTATTTTTGATGACGCTGGAACAGAAAACCAAGATACAACGGCTCATTCATTTTTAAAATAA
- a CDS encoding DUF6427 family protein, with protein sequence MITSVFKKSTPLNYSLVVILILVFFFMFQIKDPSWVTSYFLAFQKVSLLCFILASFFMINFIVKKNGLSKDNGYAILFYLLFVLFFPTIFNDSNVIYANFFILLALRRLISLQSLKASKEKIFDAAFWIFVASLFQFWSILFIILVYISIIFHVSRDYRNWVLPFIALLAVIILFYMTSLILNFDVIAFIQERAVVDFRIDYFKNNYENAALSIYTAVALFFVTSMLMTLSNRPQIVHSSYKKVVACFFIAAFIYIISPNKSNDLLLFSIAPLTIMATSHVEYVQQKLNNEIVYYTLIVCSLFTFFSQL encoded by the coding sequence ATGATAACAAGTGTTTTTAAAAAATCTACACCATTAAATTATTCATTGGTTGTAATTTTAATACTGGTTTTCTTTTTTATGTTCCAAATTAAAGACCCATCTTGGGTTACTTCTTATTTTTTGGCTTTTCAAAAAGTGAGTTTGTTGTGCTTTATTTTGGCTTCTTTTTTTATGATTAATTTTATCGTAAAAAAGAACGGACTTAGTAAAGACAACGGTTACGCGATACTTTTCTACTTGTTGTTTGTTTTATTTTTTCCAACGATCTTTAATGATTCAAATGTTATCTATGCCAATTTTTTCATTTTATTGGCGCTTCGAAGATTAATATCGCTACAATCCCTAAAAGCATCAAAAGAAAAAATATTTGATGCTGCATTTTGGATTTTTGTAGCTTCTTTATTTCAATTTTGGAGTATTCTCTTTATAATATTGGTTTATATCTCTATTATTTTTCACGTTTCAAGAGATTATAGAAACTGGGTCTTGCCTTTTATAGCACTTTTGGCCGTAATAATTTTATTCTACATGACATCATTAATTTTAAATTTTGATGTCATAGCTTTTATTCAAGAAAGAGCTGTAGTCGATTTTAGAATAGATTATTTTAAGAATAATTACGAAAACGCGGCACTTTCTATATACACAGCTGTAGCACTATTTTTTGTTACTTCTATGCTAATGACGCTATCAAACAGACCACAAATTGTACATTCTTCATACAAGAAAGTTGTAGCTTGTTTTTTTATAGCCGCTTTTATTTACATTATTTCACCAAATAAAAGTAACGATTTATTATTGTTTAGTATTGCGCCATTAACGATAATGGCAACAAGTCATGTAGAATACGTACAGCAGAAACTTAACAACGAAATTGTATATTATACCTTGATTGTGTGTAGTTTATTTACTTTTTTCTCTCAATTATAA
- a CDS encoding phenylacetate--CoA ligase family protein — translation MIRLFDISLQLNGFPIKKAKAEMDEIIHFSEEEYASFLEKKKKEIVDFHLKNNSFYKELVGNTSVQNWEDLPILNKQNLQKPLEERLSKGFSKKNIYLNKTSGSSGTPFVFAKDKYSHALTWASNMMRFGWFGIDFNRSYQARFYGIPMDFIGYQKECFKDFLTHRFRFPVFDLSDEVLEKFLKKFKSKKFDYINGYTSSIVLFAKFLEQRNIILKEICPTLKACFVTSEMLFETDKKLLEKQFGIPIISEYGASELDLIAFENPKGEWQVNAETLFVEILDENNNSVPHGTEGKIVITSLFNKANPFIRYEIGDIGILDEKSTLQKPILKKLIGRTNDIAILPSGKKSPGLTFYYVTKSIIEDDGNVKEFIIKQTKIDNFEIEYVAEKELISEQIEKIKEAIDLYLEPNLNFTFTRKTVLERTNRGKLKQFKSYL, via the coding sequence ATGATTCGCCTTTTTGATATTTCCCTTCAATTAAATGGTTTTCCGATAAAGAAAGCCAAAGCCGAGATGGATGAAATTATTCACTTTTCTGAAGAAGAATATGCTTCATTTCTTGAAAAGAAGAAGAAAGAAATTGTTGATTTTCATTTAAAAAACAACTCTTTTTACAAAGAATTAGTTGGAAATACTTCAGTTCAAAATTGGGAAGATCTGCCGATTTTGAATAAACAGAATCTTCAGAAGCCATTAGAAGAAAGACTTTCCAAAGGTTTTTCAAAAAAAAACATCTACCTCAACAAAACTTCTGGTTCAAGCGGAACTCCTTTTGTTTTTGCAAAAGATAAGTACTCTCATGCTTTAACTTGGGCTTCCAATATGATGCGTTTTGGATGGTTTGGAATTGATTTTAATCGTTCGTATCAGGCCCGGTTTTACGGAATTCCAATGGATTTTATTGGTTATCAGAAAGAGTGTTTCAAAGATTTTCTGACGCATCGTTTTCGCTTTCCGGTTTTTGATTTATCTGATGAAGTTTTAGAAAAATTCTTAAAAAAATTCAAATCGAAAAAATTCGATTATATCAATGGTTATACAAGTTCTATTGTTTTGTTTGCTAAATTTTTAGAACAGCGAAATATTATCTTAAAAGAAATTTGTCCAACCTTAAAAGCTTGTTTTGTCACTTCGGAAATGCTTTTTGAAACGGATAAAAAGCTCTTAGAAAAACAATTTGGAATTCCGATTATCAGCGAATACGGCGCGTCTGAATTAGATTTAATTGCTTTCGAAAATCCTAAAGGAGAATGGCAAGTTAACGCCGAAACCCTTTTTGTAGAAATTTTAGATGAAAATAACAATTCTGTTCCACATGGAACGGAAGGAAAAATTGTGATTACTTCATTATTTAACAAAGCAAATCCTTTCATCCGATATGAAATTGGAGACATCGGAATTTTGGACGAAAAAAGCACACTTCAAAAACCAATTCTAAAAAAACTTATTGGAAGAACCAACGACATTGCGATTTTACCAAGCGGAAAAAAATCTCCTGGATTGACGTTTTATTATGTAACCAAAAGCATAATTGAAGACGATGGAAATGTAAAAGAATTTATCATCAAACAAACCAAAATAGATAATTTTGAAATTGAATATGTTGCTGAAAAAGAATTAATATCAGAACAAATTGAAAAAATAAAAGAAGCAATTGATTTATACTTAGAGCCTAATTTAAACTTCACTTTTACAAGAAAAACTGTTTTAGAAAGAACCAATCGCGGGAAATTAAAACAGTTTAAATCGTATTTATAA
- the upp gene encoding uracil phosphoribosyltransferase, giving the protein MKIHYISENNSVLNHFLGQIRNINVQNDSMRFRRNIERIGEIMAYELSKILPYKKVEIQTPLGIKNTTKIDADLVLCPILRAGLPLHNGFLNYFDHAENSFVSACRYHPNNDDEFEIRVEYQAISDLNNKTVLLLDPMLATGQSIVAVHKKLVENASPTEIHIVVVIAAPEGIAYLEKNLPENCHLWVASLDEKLNEKNYIVPGLGDAGDLAYGSKL; this is encoded by the coding sequence ATGAAAATCCATTATATCTCTGAGAACAACAGTGTCTTAAATCATTTTTTAGGTCAGATTCGAAATATAAATGTTCAAAACGACAGTATGCGTTTTCGTAGAAATATTGAACGCATTGGAGAAATTATGGCTTATGAATTAAGCAAAATTTTGCCTTATAAAAAAGTTGAAATTCAGACACCTCTAGGAATTAAGAATACTACAAAAATTGATGCCGATTTGGTATTATGCCCAATTTTAAGAGCTGGATTGCCACTTCACAATGGGTTTTTAAATTATTTTGATCATGCCGAAAACAGCTTTGTTTCTGCATGCAGATATCATCCAAATAATGATGACGAATTTGAAATTCGAGTTGAATATCAAGCTATTTCAGATTTAAATAATAAAACCGTTCTGCTTCTTGACCCAATGCTGGCAACTGGGCAATCAATTGTTGCTGTTCATAAAAAATTAGTAGAAAATGCAAGTCCAACAGAAATACACATTGTTGTTGTTATTGCTGCCCCAGAAGGAATTGCTTACCTCGAAAAAAATCTTCCAGAAAACTGCCACTTGTGGGTTGCTTCTCTAGACGAAAAATTAAATGAAAAAAACTACATTGTTCCGGGACTTGGTGACGCTGGCGATCTTGCTTACGGAAGTAAATTATAA
- the purD gene encoding phosphoribosylamine--glycine ligase, producing the protein MTILLLGSGGREHAFAWKMTQSPLCEKLFVVPGNAGTAAIAENVAISPTDFEAVKALVLKENISLVVVGPEDPLVKGIYDYFKNDESLKHIPVIGPSKLGAQLEGSKEFAKEFLMKHNIPTAAYDSFTAETVEKGCEFLETLQPPYVLKADGLAAGKGVLIIQDLEEAKTELRNMLVHAKFGTASAKVVIEEFLDGIELSCFVLTDGKSYKILPTAKDYKRIGEGDTGLNTGGMGAVSPVPYVDAVLMEKIETRIVKPTIEGFQKDGIEYKGFVFIGLINVKNEPIVIEYNVRMGDPETEVVVPRLKSDLVELFLSVADQKLGDFNLEVDPRSATTVMVVSGGYPEDFEKGKVISGLENVTDSIVFHAGTKLDNENVVTNGGRVIAVTSYGDNFQEAIKKSYQNIDKLSFDKMYFRKDIGFDLI; encoded by the coding sequence ATGACAATTTTACTATTGGGATCAGGCGGAAGAGAACATGCATTTGCGTGGAAAATGACTCAGAGTCCGCTTTGCGAAAAACTTTTTGTAGTACCTGGAAATGCGGGAACTGCTGCAATTGCTGAAAACGTTGCAATATCTCCAACTGATTTTGAAGCAGTAAAAGCATTAGTGCTTAAAGAAAATATAAGTTTAGTAGTCGTAGGACCTGAAGATCCATTAGTAAAAGGTATTTACGATTATTTTAAAAATGACGAAAGTTTAAAACATATCCCAGTTATTGGACCATCAAAATTGGGTGCTCAATTAGAAGGAAGTAAAGAATTTGCAAAAGAATTCTTGATGAAACATAATATTCCAACTGCAGCTTATGATAGTTTCACTGCTGAAACAGTTGAAAAAGGATGTGAGTTTTTAGAAACATTACAGCCGCCTTATGTTTTAAAAGCAGATGGATTAGCAGCTGGAAAAGGTGTTTTGATTATTCAAGATCTTGAAGAAGCAAAAACAGAATTGAGAAATATGTTGGTTCATGCAAAATTTGGAACAGCAAGTGCAAAAGTGGTTATCGAAGAATTCTTGGATGGAATCGAATTAAGCTGTTTCGTTTTGACTGACGGAAAAAGCTATAAAATTCTTCCAACGGCAAAAGATTACAAAAGAATTGGAGAAGGAGATACAGGTTTAAATACAGGCGGAATGGGGGCAGTTTCTCCAGTTCCTTATGTTGATGCTGTTTTAATGGAAAAAATTGAAACACGCATTGTAAAACCAACAATCGAAGGTTTCCAAAAAGACGGAATTGAGTATAAAGGATTCGTATTTATTGGTTTGATTAATGTTAAAAACGAACCGATAGTTATTGAGTACAACGTAAGAATGGGAGATCCAGAAACTGAAGTTGTGGTTCCGAGATTAAAATCAGACTTAGTTGAATTGTTCTTATCTGTCGCAGATCAGAAATTAGGAGACTTTAATTTAGAAGTTGACCCAAGAAGTGCAACAACTGTAATGGTAGTCTCTGGAGGATATCCTGAAGATTTCGAAAAAGGAAAAGTAATTTCTGGTTTAGAAAATGTTACAGATTCTATAGTTTTTCACGCGGGAACAAAATTAGATAACGAAAATGTCGTTACTAATGGAGGACGTGTAATTGCTGTAACTTCTTATGGAGATAATTTCCAGGAGGCCATAAAAAAATCTTACCAAAACATAGATAAACTAAGTTTTGATAAGATGTATTTTAGAAAAGATATCGGTTTTGATTTAATCTAA